From the Pseudomonas syringae KCTC 12500 genome, the window TGTCAGCACCTATAACACTGCTAGTAACTGAGACAATCCACTGTACACCGTCACGTCGCTTCGAGGTCCGCGCCTTAGAAACCAAGCCCAAGAAGAGAGAATCTGAATGGTCTTGAAAGCCTGCCTGATGAGATGGTTTTTTCGATCTGACTTGGTTCTAAACCGGCTAAGAATCAAATCAGAGTCTGCTCTGGAGGCGTTATGAACGGGTCAAAGAACCGTTCATTTAACAGTCACTAGTAATTATTGTTGAGCTGTTGCAGCAAGGCGTCATTTGCTTGATTAATCAAAGTCATCAAAAAGCCGCTACCTTCCTTGTCAGGATGAACTCTCTGAGAAAGCAGTTTCACTTTTTTCTTGAGTTCTTCCTTGGTAGGTATATTACTGAATCCTAATACATCCAATGGATTAAAATGACTGGCTTGTGGAAAGTTACCGAATTGGCTGCTGAATTTTAGATTATTATTTTCATTCAAAACTTTTTGATGCTCGATTCTCAAAGCTGTAAGCTCTGCTTGCAGGCGGCCAATCTCCGAGTTTATATTTTGTTTCGCTATTTCTACTGCTCCGTTAGCATTGAAAGCGGAAACATACATCAGAAAGATATAACCTTGCTCGTGATAGTGACCCTTTTCCCATTCTGTGTTCTGGTTAGCGAATACAGCCAAGAATTCATCATCTTTCTTAAAAATAGCAAAGTGATAGTACTGCACTCCAACCTCCTAGTGATCTGCCCTTTGATTTTTACTCCATCCCTGAGCTTTATGCTTGGCTTCGGTAACGGATTAACCTTTCCTACTCAACGTTTTTGCGGGTAGTTCGTGTCATGTACCACTATGTCACTTGGTCATCGTTCTAGGCAAGACACCATTGTGGTTGGTGGCGTAGCAGCTAGCTGAGAACGTTATGAACACGTTCAGAATGTAGTACGAGGCTCGTTCTTACGATTGGCCTCGGCCTGCTGGTACGTCGCGAGGCTCGATTTGCGTGTGCTCTTGATAAATATCGCGGGTCCGCCAAAGCGCATAGCGATCTCGAACAGCTCTGACGTGCGGGTGAGATCGCCCAGCGTCCGATTCCGTAATCGGCTGATGTGAACGAACAATTATAGAGGATGAACTCCTCTAACCGGCTGAGATGCTACCACCCGACATAGTCTGCTATTTTTCTCTGCTGCTGTACTAAGCAATCTGACAAGGGACGTGCGCTGAGCAGCTCGTTCCAGATCCGATTCTTGGATTGTGGTGGCTCGCCCTCAGCAGCTTCTCTTGATAGACATCCACGAATGATTTAGAAGTCTTCCTCTCGCCAAAGCCATAACCCATAAGCCGCTTTCAAGCAGTCGCAGCCCAAGAGGAGTGAAGTCGCTGCCGCTGGCCATAAGTGCGAGGGCATCGAGATTCTTGCTGTATTGCAAATCCATTGCGTCAAAGGCCAGTACAGAGTCAATGCCGTGCTTGCCTTACGTCAAAGCGAACTGCTGCATAGGTCGAATAGCTGATGGGGCCAATGCTCAACAGGCTATCTTTTGTCCGGCCTAACCCACGTGCTTGCAGATATCAAAATGCCAGCCTATGCTATCTGGTTTAGGTGGGCGACTATCCTCGCACGTCCGTTTGCGACACCATGGATTCTAAAGCATAGGGATTGAAGATGGCGGATGGCTACGATGAGGGCCAGATGGCCTCAGACTGCGTGCTCGATAACGAGATCGTCAACGTTATTGTTCATACCGTGAGTAAAAGCGACGGCGGCTTCGTCGTCGATGATCGAAAAGAAGTGTTGGAGGTCGGCGAGACCGTCCAGCGTCTGATTGATCAGCTGGCGAAAGTCTATGCGGCCAAAACTGGTAAGTCGCACGGCCGTTTTGAAGAGGACACTGATAATTACCCGGTGTCTAAATTTTTAGAAAGCTACTTTCAAGCCAGTACCAGCGACTTCGTAACTACGACCCTACACATGGTGCAGAGCTTAAGAAAGTCGGTGCAAGGTACAGCGTCTACTGGTGGCCACGTATTTTTCGCCCATTTCAGACGCACCTCTGACAAAACTGACTTTTTCATCGTTACTATTTTGAACGATGAGCTAGGTGCTGCACTCAACAAGTCCAAGGAAGTGGTGGACGCTCTGCACCTTGATATCAAAGGCTTCCGTTTGGCTGGGCGAGTGAATCTGACCAACTGGGCTGAGGGCGGCGACAAGTACCTGAGCTTCATTAAAGGGCGCGGACAAGATAAAGTCTCAGACTTCTTCAAGCTGTTTTTGGGGTGCAATAACTCTGTGGCCGCTGTATTGGAGACCCAAAAAATTGGAAAAGCCCTAGAGCAATTTTCCCAGTCCAAAGAGATGAGCGAAGAGCAGCGCGAAGAGTTCCTTAGGAACGCCTACTCTATATGCAAGCGCTACGCAGACAAGGACGTACCATTCGAAGTTAATGCGTTTACAAATGAGCTGTGGCCGGAGTCGCCTGAGGACTTGAGCGGCTTGTTTGAAAGCTCTGGGCTGGACATTTCGGATGGATTCATTCCGGATAAGCGCTCGCTGCGCAGCCTTATTAAATTCACTGGTGGTTCTAAGAACTGGCGCATAACTTTTGACCGTGCAGCCCTCAGTAATGGGGAGATCGAGTTCGACCTGGAGTCTGAGGCACTTGTTATAAAGCAACTGCCGACAGAATTGCTTGCACGCTTAAGAATGGAAGTTAGTCAAGATGGTAAAGAGGATTAAGTTTTCTGATCTGGTTCCTATCTACAGGGCGGTTGAGAGTACCGCAGGTGGCAAACACAGCATCAGAGTGACAAATGAATTGTTGCGGGACTCCCTCGTGCAGGCGGTGGATGAGCAAAACGCCGACGAATCAGGTATCACTGTTCTTCAGGGAGACTATAACCACATTAGCGTGGGTGATGCCTTCGTATTGGATGTTTCACAGCCTCGCGTTGGCCTGGGCATCCTAGCCCCCAATTTCGCAACCTATGTGACGGCCACGACTGGCGCGCGCGTGAAAGAAAGGGACAACTATTACTTACTCGCAGAGCGTTTTTGCTCAACTGATCAGCCTGCGCTCGTGGTCGTCAATCGGTACCGCCAGGTACTACGCTTGGTCAGGCTGCTAGTCGATTCAGCACATTACCTAGACACGCAAAAGGAAGAACTTATTTTCTATAAGGACGGGCGCTTTCTCGTACCGGTCATTTACGGTGAGGAAGAAGTAAATTTCCTGAATATCTCAGCATTCGAGCGGCTAGAGAATTTTGTACTGGATCACTATCATCATGAGCAGAAAGTACAAATGCTGGGTGATAATCTGATCGAGATGTTGGCGTTGACTCCGGAAAAGGAACGCTTCTCTTATTTGGTCAAAAATTTAAGCGAGCTACATCAGCGCATGCAGGCAAGTTATAATATATTTGCCTCTGATTACACCTACGATAAAGCGATTGCCGAAGTTCATACGTTCAAAGTCGACGCTATTACTAAGGCACACAAAGCCATTTCCGACATTCAGGCTCAAGTACTCGGCATACCAATAGCGACATTTATTGCCCTTAGTCAGTTAAAAGTAACTTATTACTTGAATGCGCAGTTTGCAGCCAACACCGCAATTTTTGCTGGAGTGATAATTTTTTGCATTTTGCTTGTGGGGTTTCTCGTCAACCAACATGCGACATTACGTACGATAAAATCCGAGGTAAACCGGCAGCGAAAAATTTTCGAAAAACGTTTTGAAGGTAACCAAGCCGCATACTCAGAAGAACTAAATTCGATTGATAATAGAATATGGTGGCAGTTCTTCGCTATAGGAACTATTTTTGTACTGGATGCTGCGATGTTGTGTTGGTGCGCTATCTATTATGTGGTTCATACTCGTCCAATTTTTAACTGGCTGTTCTGACGTAAACATATTAACTCTCTCCACTGCTTTGGCGTGTAATACGTAGGATTTTTCTATCCACTAATCAAGGACTAGAACAGCGTAACTCTTCAACTGCTGTAAACTACTCAGGACAGATCTGACCAGGCCGGGACCTCCCTTCTAGGGATCGGCAGAGATATGTATCTTCCCGCCATTTGAGCCATCGCCTCATGGGAATGAAGTTCAGATAGGTAACTATCGACGATGAGGTTATCGGCAATGATCACCTACCAGCCGCTTTCGCAGGTCATCAGAGGAAAAGCAGCGCCCAAAGAAATGTGAAACCCCGAACTTCTCCAGGGCAGAGACTTTGTTGCGTACAAAGGGCTGCGCAGCCTTCAGTCACGCCGATGTGGCTGAAGAGATCGGCATCAAAAAGGCAAGTATTCATCAACACTTCCCCACCAAAGAAGGTTTGGCGATTTCCATCGTCGAGAGCTATTTATTCCGATTCAAGGGTCAGCTCGAATCCATAAATGTCGAAAATACCGACGCTTCTCTCGTAACCGGCAGTGCAATAATAGCCGCTGCCGACACGAAGCTATTAATTTTCAATCCCAAAAACGCAGGCTGTGGTTATTCAATCCTCCACCGTACGTGCTTAGCTTCGCGTTGAACTGAGCTGGAATG encodes:
- a CDS encoding NYN domain-containing protein, with protein sequence MDSVLAFDAMDLQYSKNLDALALMASGSDFTPLGLRLLESGLWVMALARGRLLNHSWMSIKRSC
- a CDS encoding nucleoid-associated protein, with protein sequence MADGYDEGQMASDCVLDNEIVNVIVHTVSKSDGGFVVDDRKEVLEVGETVQRLIDQLAKVYAAKTGKSHGRFEEDTDNYPVSKFLESYFQASTSDFVTTTLHMVQSLRKSVQGTASTGGHVFFAHFRRTSDKTDFFIVTILNDELGAALNKSKEVVDALHLDIKGFRLAGRVNLTNWAEGGDKYLSFIKGRGQDKVSDFFKLFLGCNNSVAAVLETQKIGKALEQFSQSKEMSEEQREEFLRNAYSICKRYADKDVPFEVNAFTNELWPESPEDLSGLFESSGLDISDGFIPDKRSLRSLIKFTGGSKNWRITFDRAALSNGEIEFDLESEALVIKQLPTELLARLRMEVSQDGKED
- a CDS encoding TetR/AcrR family transcriptional regulator is translated as MLRTKGCAAFSHADVAEEIGIKKASIHQHFPTKEGLAISIVESYLFRFKGQLESINVENTDASLVTGSAIIAAADTKLLIFNPKNAGCGYSILHRTCLASR